One part of the Bdellovibrio bacteriovorus genome encodes these proteins:
- a CDS encoding acyl-[acyl-carrier-protein] thioesterase, with the protein MANINNAPWTENFHITSLLVNPLGRLGLYGLLNLLQETAWIHAEKMGFGMQDMEQQGLFWVLTRQSLQMKTWPRFGENIQIQTWLRAPEGAFVAREFAILTQSGEEIGLCSTSWLALDRQSKKILPAETLRPWDQIAHARSTGITPEKIPVTGTYEKIAKYRVRNSDLDINQHVNNTKYAQWILDAIPYDLHKSLKLNTYSVNFLAETHLGDEVEVHRNCSSPDVQLATHGESAYKGLRVGDEKVLFTAVLGWEKRK; encoded by the coding sequence ATGGCAAACATTAACAACGCCCCTTGGACAGAGAACTTCCACATTACAAGTCTATTAGTTAATCCCTTAGGACGCTTGGGATTGTACGGGTTGCTGAACCTGTTACAGGAAACCGCATGGATCCATGCCGAGAAAATGGGCTTTGGCATGCAGGATATGGAACAACAAGGACTGTTCTGGGTTCTGACCCGCCAAAGCCTGCAGATGAAGACCTGGCCCCGCTTTGGGGAAAACATCCAGATTCAAACCTGGCTGCGGGCTCCGGAAGGTGCTTTCGTGGCCCGGGAATTTGCAATTCTCACCCAGTCGGGGGAAGAAATCGGCTTGTGTTCCACAAGTTGGCTGGCTTTGGATCGCCAGAGCAAAAAGATCCTGCCCGCAGAAACCCTGCGCCCGTGGGATCAGATCGCTCATGCCCGTTCCACGGGAATCACGCCGGAAAAAATCCCGGTGACCGGCACTTACGAAAAAATCGCCAAGTACCGTGTGCGCAACTCCGATCTGGACATCAACCAGCATGTGAATAACACCAAGTACGCCCAGTGGATTCTGGATGCCATTCCTTATGATCTGCATAAAAGCCTGAAGCTGAACACCTACTCCGTCAATTTCCTGGCGGAAACCCACCTGGGTGATGAAGTCGAAGTCCACCGCAACTGCTCCAGCCCCGATGTGCAGTTGGCGACCCACGGTGAAAGCGCCTACAAGGGCCTGCGTGTGGGAGATGAAAAAGTCCTTTTCACCGCCGTACTGGGATGGGAGAAACGCAAATGA
- a CDS encoding helix-turn-helix domain-containing protein: protein MLADFLKQKRVSAGLSQRDVADKLGYSTPQFISNWERGVSHPPINALKRLGELYKVSADDLFEVTLNATIHEVTQDLRRKFASSKAR from the coding sequence ATGTTAGCTGATTTTTTGAAGCAAAAACGTGTATCGGCAGGTCTTTCTCAAAGAGACGTTGCGGATAAATTGGGCTACTCCACTCCGCAGTTCATTTCCAACTGGGAGCGTGGTGTTTCTCATCCTCCAATCAACGCGCTGAAAAGACTGGGCGAACTTTACAAAGTTTCTGCTGATGATCTTTTCGAAGTGACATTGAACGCGACAATCCATGAAGTGACTCAGGATCTTCGCCGCAAGTTTGCCAGCAGCAAAGCTCGCTAA
- a CDS encoding outer membrane protein assembly factor — protein MICTPLLKPALILALSLGLPAWAAKKNLNYSTLPQELQQDLEKRFPDARKERLSQDQVDEILRFMQQKPQLQRLRVFDDGNGSPWRLDFQLTRRISQVQIDGNKTMSSSEAENLFGVKTDDVFDQQTLIEGGEKLRQAYRDIGFYNAVIDIEMPPESPESVSILVRVNENKRTRVHNIVLQSPNEDLNKRLMKEIDGALNDPYTDATLSKIQKDAREFLTKNRYIRADLVGPTADFNSDESQVTLTYRLEKTEKYNFDYQGVRFLAIRGIENALDLDNYYSASPSVSAELAAKIRSYYLSKGYARAEVKADESELRNFQRKVTFHIEEGPQVKVQKYNLTGRYSKKDSYYINFIEEHSSAIVDSGYYNKDDIDAGLKNLILELQNNGYLQAKILSTRTQYNKERDAVTIYINLDEGPLTVVESVTFTGNQAFTPEELLKVTRLRPGPLKLGQIEEAVARLKNHYREQGYIEMLLLNERADLVTYDETNTKATLNFKIFEGPQVRVASIILEGNTFTSDYVIHKELEFDKGDLLTPSNLEESVARLQRTGFFGSVEIRTLEEKTNVANRTVLVKVTERDPGVFTLGAGATNERTLTLRGYTGIAYRNLWGTGRGISLRLEGNYNVADIKYLESRVVLGYLEPYIFDSRVRGRINVTRSSTVTDYDIKQVSDVRSTTYSLEKDFTSRILGIWDLWSLATIRDFGLDDSYPYDTLEQNIATTGPQLDLDFRDNPFNPTRGTFTRWNAEYSTPEIGSSPTIEYWRSTLSFTHYWTVGHLSKQPVVWANQVRGGYLKNLSKDGGVPWDKKGFTLGGQSTVRGYEAGTQEVFPNRQDLGLSDTDPTYYLTTDSTMYLIKSEVRFPVWESLGGAVFYDGGSVKITDLHFTDPYRDSTGFGIRYNTPVGPLSLEWAWKLDARPGEEPWRFHLSIGTF, from the coding sequence ATGATCTGCACACCCCTTTTGAAACCCGCATTGATTTTGGCTCTGTCCCTGGGACTTCCCGCGTGGGCGGCGAAAAAAAATCTGAACTATTCCACGCTGCCACAGGAACTGCAGCAGGATCTGGAAAAAAGATTTCCGGATGCCCGCAAAGAACGCCTGAGCCAGGATCAGGTCGACGAAATCCTGCGCTTTATGCAGCAAAAACCCCAGTTGCAACGCCTGCGGGTTTTTGATGATGGCAATGGCAGCCCTTGGCGTCTGGACTTCCAACTGACCCGTCGTATTTCCCAGGTTCAGATTGACGGCAACAAAACCATGTCCTCTTCAGAAGCTGAAAACCTGTTCGGCGTGAAGACGGATGACGTCTTTGACCAGCAGACCCTGATCGAAGGCGGAGAAAAACTGCGCCAGGCTTATCGCGACATCGGTTTTTACAATGCGGTGATTGATATCGAAATGCCGCCGGAAAGCCCGGAGTCGGTTTCGATTCTGGTGCGGGTGAATGAAAACAAAAGAACCCGCGTTCACAATATCGTGCTGCAAAGCCCGAACGAGGATCTGAACAAGCGCCTGATGAAAGAGATCGACGGCGCCCTGAATGATCCCTACACCGATGCGACCCTTTCCAAGATTCAAAAAGACGCCCGCGAGTTTTTGACCAAGAACCGCTACATCCGTGCCGATCTGGTGGGACCGACGGCGGACTTTAACTCGGACGAATCCCAGGTGACTTTAACCTACCGTCTGGAAAAAACGGAAAAGTACAACTTTGACTATCAGGGTGTGCGTTTCCTGGCGATCCGTGGAATCGAAAACGCGCTGGATCTGGACAATTACTATTCTGCCAGCCCGTCAGTCAGTGCCGAACTGGCCGCGAAGATTCGCAGCTATTACCTGTCCAAGGGTTACGCCCGCGCCGAAGTCAAAGCGGATGAATCAGAGCTGCGCAACTTCCAGCGCAAGGTGACCTTCCACATTGAGGAAGGCCCGCAGGTGAAAGTGCAAAAGTACAACCTGACCGGACGCTATAGCAAAAAAGACAGCTATTATATCAACTTCATCGAAGAGCACAGTTCGGCCATCGTAGACAGCGGTTATTACAACAAGGACGACATCGACGCCGGCCTGAAAAATTTGATTCTGGAATTGCAGAACAATGGTTACCTGCAGGCCAAGATTCTTTCCACGCGCACGCAGTACAACAAAGAACGTGACGCCGTCACGATTTACATCAATCTGGATGAAGGCCCGCTGACCGTGGTGGAATCTGTCACCTTCACCGGCAATCAGGCCTTCACCCCGGAAGAGCTTTTGAAGGTCACCCGCCTGCGCCCGGGGCCGCTGAAACTGGGCCAGATTGAAGAGGCCGTGGCCCGTTTGAAAAATCATTACCGCGAGCAGGGCTATATCGAAATGCTGCTGCTGAACGAGCGCGCGGATCTGGTGACCTATGATGAAACCAACACCAAGGCCACTTTAAATTTCAAAATCTTTGAAGGGCCCCAGGTTCGTGTGGCTTCGATCATTCTGGAAGGCAACACCTTCACTTCCGATTACGTGATTCACAAGGAACTTGAATTCGACAAAGGCGACCTGCTGACACCTTCCAATTTGGAAGAATCCGTCGCACGTCTGCAAAGAACCGGATTCTTTGGTTCCGTGGAAATCCGCACACTGGAAGAAAAAACCAACGTCGCCAACCGCACCGTGCTGGTGAAAGTGACCGAACGCGATCCGGGCGTCTTTACTCTGGGAGCCGGCGCCACCAACGAAAGAACCCTGACTTTGCGCGGATACACCGGGATTGCCTATCGCAACCTGTGGGGCACCGGCCGCGGGATTTCCCTGCGTCTGGAAGGGAACTACAACGTGGCTGACATCAAGTATCTGGAAAGCCGCGTGGTCCTTGGATACCTTGAACCTTACATCTTTGATTCGCGCGTGCGCGGCCGTATCAACGTCACCCGCTCCAGTACCGTGACTGATTACGATATCAAGCAGGTGTCGGATGTGCGTTCGACCACTTACTCTCTGGAAAAAGACTTCACTTCACGCATTCTGGGAATCTGGGATCTGTGGTCTTTGGCGACCATCCGTGACTTCGGTTTGGATGATTCTTACCCGTACGATACGCTGGAACAAAACATCGCCACCACCGGCCCGCAGTTGGATCTGGATTTCCGCGACAACCCGTTCAACCCGACTCGCGGGACGTTCACGCGCTGGAACGCGGAATACTCAACTCCGGAAATCGGCAGCAGCCCGACGATTGAATACTGGCGCTCGACTTTAAGTTTCACCCACTATTGGACCGTGGGGCATCTGTCCAAGCAACCGGTCGTCTGGGCCAATCAGGTGCGCGGCGGTTATTTGAAAAATCTTAGCAAGGACGGCGGCGTGCCTTGGGACAAAAAGGGCTTCACACTGGGTGGTCAATCCACCGTGCGTGGCTATGAAGCCGGAACTCAAGAGGTCTTCCCGAACCGTCAGGATCTGGGCCTCAGTGACACCGATCCGACTTACTATCTGACGACGGATTCCACCATGTATCTGATCAAATCCGAAGTGCGCTTCCCGGTTTGGGAAAGTCTGGGCGGGGCTGTGTTCTACGACGGCGGATCGGTAAAAATCACGGACCTTCATTTCACCGACCCTTACCGTGATTCCACCGGATTTGGCATACGCTACAACACCCCGGTCGGGCCGTTAAGTCTTGAGTGGGCGTGGAAACTGGATGCGCGCCCAGGTGAAGAGCCATGGCGCTTCCACCTGTCTATCGGGACCTTCTAA